The genomic window GGGTACTCTTTTCCTAATGGATAATCATAATCTCCTGATAATTGGAATGATTGTCCAATAGCAAATGGTGCGATATTAGGTTCTTTTTCATGAAATTCCTTTAATACTTTTTCAGCATCTGCATATGATTTAACATCATCAATGTTTAAATTGTATTTATCTAAATATTCTTTATTAAATGTTAGAACTTGTTGACCATACACATTACCATTTACTGGAAAGGCATATAACTTACCATCAATTGTATTCCCTTTAATATAAGCTTCATCTAATTGCTCATAAGCATCTTTAGCATATTTAGGCGCTAATTCAGTTAAATCAGCATAAGCACCTTTTTGTGCATTTGCCACATAATTTGAAGCAAAAGAGATGTCATAGTTTTCACCTGAAGCAATGATGGTACTCATTTTCTTATCCCAATCGCCCCAACCAATATATTGTAAATCAACTTTTACATTAATGGCTTCTTCAATTTGCTTATTAGCAATTGACATCAACTCATCATAATTTTCTGGTTTATCACCAATTTGATACATCAATAACGTGGTGACATCGCCATCTTTCCCGTTACTTTTCTTATCATCTGCTTTTTTATCTCCACCACACGCTGTTAACGCAAGGGTTGCCACAATCGCAGTCGACGCAAATAAAAATTTCTTTACATGTTTCACTAATAATTCCTCCTAAATAGTTATTCTTTTACTCCACCAATTGTTAATCCACCAACAAAATATTTTTGGAAAAACGGGTAGGTTATTGCTATAGGTAATGTTGAAATAACGACAATCGCCATACGAGCTGACTCACTTGGTAAGGCAGCTAGACCACCGGATATCTGAGCGCTCATTCCTGCATTTTGTGCTAGATAGTCTAAGTTATTTTGAATCTTCATTAATAAATACTGTAATGGAATTAAGTTGTCATTTTGGATATAAAGTAACGCATTAAACCAGTCATTCCAATACCCAAGAGCTGCAAATAAACTAATTGTTGCAATACCCGGTACTGCAAGTGGTAATACAATACGAACAAAAATTTTTAATTCACTCGCGCCATCAATTCTAGCTGATTCGATAATACTATCTGGAACATTTTTTCTAAAAAATGTCCGCATAACCAAAATATTAAATGGCCCAAGGGCTAACGGTAAAATCAACGCCCATATCGTATCTTTTAATTGAAGTAAGTTACTCATTACTAAGTAATTTGCCACCATGCCAGGTACAAATAACATCGTAATTAAAGCAAACAGTGTAAAAAATCGTCTAAATGGAAAATTACTTCTTGAAATTGCATAAGCATATAAACTGGTTATGGTAGCATTTACAATTGTTCCCACAACTGTAACAAAGATGGTTATTCCAAACGAGCGCACAATTTTAGCTGACATATTTCCAGAAAAAATATATTTGTATGCTTCAAATGACCATTCTTTTGGGAAAAAGCTATATCCATTTGCTGTTAATGCCGATTCACCTGTCAGTGAAATAATAATGACAAAAATAAATGGGATTAAACAAGAAATAGCAAATAACGCGATTAAAATACTGAAAAACAAATCCACTTTTGGACTAAAAGCGCGTATTTCAACTTTTTTAACTCTCTTTTTTTCTCTCAAAATTACTCACCTCCATTAGAATAATGCTGCATCTGGATCTAGTTTTCTAACAATTGCATTGGTCCCTAATAATAAGGTACTTCCTACAACTGATTGATATAAACTTGCTGCAGCTGACATCCCAATGTCACCTGTTGCCGTCATACCATTATAAATATAAGTATCCAGCACAGATGTCACTTGATACAATGCACCAGAATTCATTGGAACAGAGTAGAACATTCCAAAGTCTGCTCTAAAAATACCACCAATGTTTAAAATTAATAACACACTCATCATTGGGATAATTTGTGGAATGGTTACATTTTTGATTTGTTGCCACTTGCTTGCACCGTCCACCATTGCTGCTTCATAATACGTTGGATCAATCCCCATAACTGATGCATAGTAGATAATACTGTTGTATCCCAAACTCTTCCATACATTTAAGATAACAAAAATCAATGGCCACCATTTTGGATCAGCATACCAATTAATTGGTGTTTTTCCATTTGATAATAACAAATGATTAATAATACCTTTATCTGGACTTAAGAATGCGTATACAAAATAGGAAATAACTACCCAAGACAAGAAATATGGCAGTAAAGACATCGTATGATAAACTTTTACTGCTCGTTTATTTCTCAACTCACTCATGATAATGGCAAACGCTATGGCAAAAAACAAATTAAATGCTAAAAACACAATATTATAAACCAATGTATTTCTAGTAATTAACCACGCATCACTTGAGGCAAATAAAAATTTAAAATTTTCAAATCCAACCCAAGGACTCTGTTTTAAACTAGCAAAAAAACCATCTGGAGATATTCTAAAGTCTTTAAAGGCAACTACATTGGCCATTACTGGAATATAGAAGAAAAAGATAAACCAAATCATTCCTGGTAAAGCCATTAAAATTAATGCCTTATATCGAACAATGTCAGACCATGTTTTTTTTAATTTATCGCCCATTTGTTTCCCTCCCTCATAACTTATAGACACAGTATAAATCGAAGGATTTATTTTTATAAGAAACAAATTATAGGATTATTTAAACAAATTATAGTTATATTCCATAAAAACATTTCCAAGTAGGTTTTTTTCTTTTTTTATAAACATTATTCACTAAAAATAACTTTAACTGAAAATATTTAACTGTAAATCTATGACAACATCTTTTAATAACTTCATCCCTGCCAAACTATTACCCGATTTATCAAGAGGTGGACTAAATACACCAATCCCATATTTATTTGGGGCAACACCCATCAAACCACCACCAACACCACTTTTTCCCGGTATTCCAACATGAGCTGAAAATTCTCCCGACTCATCATACAAACCAGCAGTTGTCATAACAGACTTCACTAAAGTCGCTGATTCTTCAGATATCAGTCGTTTGTTGTCCCAAGGTTTTACCCCTTTATTTCCTAAAACACTCGCCATCATGGCAATATTTATTGTCGTTACATTTAAAGAACACTGTTTAAAATAAACCTCTAAAATACTTTCCACATCACCTGATAACATGTGATTACCTTTTAAATAATAAGCAAGCGAGCGATTAATATCACCCGTTTTTGACTCTGATTCATAGATTTCCTCATTCAAACTAATACTTTCATCATGACAAATTTCTTTTACAAAAGTCAACAAACGACTAAAACGTGTGTCGGGTGAATCTCCTTTAATCAAAGAGGTTGTTTCAATCGCTCCAATATTAACAAATGGATTGAGTGGATGTTTGTCGTGATTGATTTCCATATTAAGTGGTGAATTAAACGT from Vagococcus martis includes these protein-coding regions:
- a CDS encoding carbohydrate ABC transporter permease produces the protein MREKKRVKKVEIRAFSPKVDLFFSILIALFAISCLIPFIFVIIISLTGESALTANGYSFFPKEWSFEAYKYIFSGNMSAKIVRSFGITIFVTVVGTIVNATITSLYAYAISRSNFPFRRFFTLFALITMLFVPGMVANYLVMSNLLQLKDTIWALILPLALGPFNILVMRTFFRKNVPDSIIESARIDGASELKIFVRIVLPLAVPGIATISLFAALGYWNDWFNALLYIQNDNLIPLQYLLMKIQNNLDYLAQNAGMSAQISGGLAALPSESARMAIVVISTLPIAITYPFFQKYFVGGLTIGGVKE
- a CDS encoding ABC transporter permease, with translation MGDKLKKTWSDIVRYKALILMALPGMIWFIFFFYIPVMANVVAFKDFRISPDGFFASLKQSPWVGFENFKFLFASSDAWLITRNTLVYNIVFLAFNLFFAIAFAIIMSELRNKRAVKVYHTMSLLPYFLSWVVISYFVYAFLSPDKGIINHLLLSNGKTPINWYADPKWWPLIFVILNVWKSLGYNSIIYYASVMGIDPTYYEAAMVDGASKWQQIKNVTIPQIIPMMSVLLILNIGGIFRADFGMFYSVPMNSGALYQVTSVLDTYIYNGMTATGDIGMSAAASLYQSVVGSTLLLGTNAIVRKLDPDAALF
- the glsA gene encoding glutaminase A — translated: MNEETLDELITKNKVYCSMGANASYIPALASVNPNQLGVSLYHIGSKELISAGDASVKFAIESISKVPALLLAIEDNGLTTVLEHINTEATGFTFNSPLNMEINHDKHPLNPFVNIGAIETTSLIKGDSPDTRFSRLLTFVKEICHDESISLNEEIYESESKTGDINRSLAYYLKGNHMLSGDVESILEVYFKQCSLNVTTINIAMMASVLGNKGVKPWDNKRLISEESATLVKSVMTTAGLYDESGEFSAHVGIPGKSGVGGGLMGVAPNKYGIGVFSPPLDKSGNSLAGMKLLKDVVIDLQLNIFS